The following proteins are encoded in a genomic region of Neorickettsia risticii str. Illinois:
- a CDS encoding glycine--tRNA ligase subunit alpha, with protein MSISSFYSLIKKLEEYWSGYGCSILLPYTSELGAATLHPATIFSSISAKDAKIAYVQPVIRPADGRYGKNPNRLYQHHQYQVLIKPSPDNLQDLYLDSLKHVGIDIRNHDIRFVEDDWENPSVGAWGMGWEVWCDGMEISQFTYMQQVGGVALSSIPGELAYGLERIAMYMQDVDNVGNLLYSKDTVKYMEVYGENERQFSIAALESYEYELLLSQFNDNAAQAKIFIERKLPLVAYDHCVKTSHILNLMDSRGFISVSERAKYILDIRGLVKQCCELFVEQEGSCA; from the coding sequence ATGTCCATAAGTAGTTTCTACAGTCTTATAAAAAAATTGGAAGAGTATTGGAGTGGATACGGTTGTTCTATCTTGCTTCCCTATACGAGTGAGCTTGGTGCCGCGACTCTGCATCCTGCAACAATTTTTTCTTCTATTTCAGCTAAGGATGCAAAGATTGCTTATGTTCAACCCGTAATACGTCCGGCCGATGGGAGATATGGAAAGAACCCAAATAGATTGTATCAACACCACCAGTACCAAGTGCTTATAAAACCTTCCCCAGATAATTTACAGGACCTTTATCTAGATAGCCTAAAACACGTCGGTATCGACATACGTAATCATGATATACGTTTCGTTGAAGATGATTGGGAGAATCCGAGTGTAGGTGCATGGGGTATGGGTTGGGAAGTCTGGTGTGATGGAATGGAGATTTCGCAGTTTACATACATGCAGCAGGTTGGTGGGGTCGCGCTAAGTAGTATTCCTGGAGAGCTGGCCTACGGCTTGGAGAGGATTGCAATGTATATGCAGGATGTTGACAATGTGGGAAACTTGCTCTATTCCAAGGACACTGTGAAGTATATGGAGGTCTATGGCGAAAATGAGCGTCAATTTTCCATTGCGGCCCTGGAGTCCTATGAGTATGAGCTCTTGTTGAGTCAATTCAACGATAATGCTGCCCAAGCAAAAATTTTTATAGAGAGAAAGTTGCCACTTGTTGCATACGACCATTGCGTCAAGACAAGCCATATATTGAATCTTATGGATTCTAGGGGCTTCATAAGCGTCAGTGAACGAGCTAAGTACATCTTGGATATCAGGGGCTTGGTGAAGCAGTGTTGTGAGCTCTTTGTAGAACAGGAGGGGTCTTGTGCCTAA
- a CDS encoding pyridoxal phosphate-dependent aminotransferase: MLSKKIESIKPSATAEAARRVRELKARGRDVISLCIGEPDFSTPFLGQEMAIQAIKDCDDNYSPVAGTMVLREEIAAKFARDNALHYSPHEIVVSNGAKQVLYNILGALLNPEDEVVLIAPYWVSYCEMVRIFSGKPVVVPSTEKFKMNITAIQEALNTKTKAILINSPNNPSGVCYDENELRELANVLKAHPQVYIISDDIYEHITYSESNFLNIANVAPELRERIILVNGVSKCYAMTGWRVGYAAIPNKTVISLVCRLQEHSTFGVCTIAQVAAIGALRSGQEVLSDRLVVFERKRNKAVEMLSVLPELCCYKPDGAFYLFLRCSGFFGKRSPSGFELKTDSDVAEYLLEEHAVAVVPGEEFGVPGYFRISYALSMDLLEQACVRIVNAFKVLK; the protein is encoded by the coding sequence ATGTTGTCAAAAAAGATTGAGAGCATTAAACCTTCTGCGACGGCTGAGGCTGCGCGTAGGGTGCGTGAGTTGAAGGCGCGTGGAAGGGATGTGATATCCTTGTGTATAGGAGAGCCCGACTTTTCTACACCTTTCTTAGGGCAGGAAATGGCTATACAGGCCATAAAAGATTGTGATGATAATTATTCTCCGGTTGCTGGAACAATGGTGCTCCGCGAGGAGATTGCTGCGAAGTTTGCTCGTGATAATGCCTTGCATTATTCACCGCATGAAATTGTCGTGAGTAATGGTGCAAAGCAAGTGTTGTATAATATCCTTGGTGCCCTCCTTAATCCCGAGGATGAAGTTGTGCTTATTGCTCCTTATTGGGTTTCCTATTGCGAAATGGTGCGCATCTTTTCAGGTAAGCCTGTTGTCGTGCCAAGCACAGAAAAGTTTAAAATGAATATCACGGCAATACAGGAAGCACTGAACACAAAAACCAAGGCAATACTGATTAACTCTCCTAATAATCCATCTGGGGTGTGCTACGATGAAAATGAACTCAGAGAGTTGGCAAATGTCCTGAAAGCGCATCCGCAGGTTTATATCATATCCGATGACATATACGAGCATATCACTTATTCGGAGTCTAACTTTCTCAATATTGCCAATGTTGCGCCGGAGTTGAGGGAGCGCATAATTTTGGTGAACGGTGTTTCTAAATGTTATGCTATGACCGGTTGGAGAGTGGGTTATGCCGCTATTCCAAATAAGACAGTTATTTCTCTAGTTTGTAGGTTACAGGAGCACAGTACATTTGGTGTATGTACGATAGCACAGGTTGCCGCTATAGGAGCACTGCGCTCTGGACAAGAGGTTCTTTCTGATAGACTTGTTGTTTTTGAAAGGAAAAGAAATAAGGCTGTTGAGATGCTTTCTGTGTTGCCTGAGTTGTGTTGTTATAAACCAGATGGTGCGTTTTACCTTTTTCTCCGTTGCTCGGGCTTCTTCGGCAAAAGGAGTCCTAGTGGTTTTGAATTAAAAACGGATTCTGATGTAGCGGAATATCTTCTTGAGGAACATGCTGTTGCGGTTGTGCCTGGCGAGGAATTTGGAGTACCAGGATATTTCAGGATCTCTTATGCCTTGTCAATGGATCTGCTGGAGCAAGCTTGTGTGCGTATAGTTAATGCGTTCAAAGTGCTCAAATGA
- the ssb gene encoding single-stranded DNA-binding protein encodes MINKVILIGNLGKDPEIRTMANAKQVATFSLATTENWNDKNTGERVSKTEWHQVVVFNEPLIKVISNYVNKGTRLYIEGSLQTRKWTDNNGIERYTTEVVLNPFNSVLKILSPQGSTETHYSGTPSNNTRSDLGTPAAHVNDVLDDDDIPF; translated from the coding sequence ATGATTAACAAAGTTATTTTGATCGGCAACCTTGGTAAAGACCCGGAAATACGCACTATGGCTAATGCAAAGCAAGTGGCTACTTTCTCATTGGCAACAACCGAAAATTGGAACGATAAAAATACGGGGGAACGTGTTTCAAAAACTGAATGGCATCAGGTAGTTGTATTCAACGAGCCTCTAATCAAGGTGATAAGTAACTACGTAAATAAAGGTACTCGGTTGTACATCGAAGGTTCACTCCAAACAAGGAAATGGACGGATAACAATGGCATTGAGAGATACACAACCGAAGTTGTGCTAAACCCATTTAATTCGGTTTTAAAGATACTCAGCCCGCAGGGGAGCACTGAAACCCATTATTCCGGAACTCCGTCCAACAACACAAGATCTGATTTGGGAACACCAGCAGCCCATGTTAATGACGTCTTAGATGATGACGATATTCCCTTTTGA
- a CDS encoding COQ9 family protein produces MKDDRFVKLTTKFVDVVHFMGLNYSALLFAAKETQTEDLLYRYNESIVTFLEFFEDYVTQKALLCSDYTVGGVSQKIESVLWNRALVYSEFKNYRQFIKAKFCFALKPGNSIESLRCSFSLSDSLWHAIGDIATGFSFYSKRATLMALNSLFMAKFADDYSDGFEKSRDFLRKRIKNIVAFAKIKARLIEKMERYN; encoded by the coding sequence ATGAAAGATGATAGGTTTGTAAAGTTGACAACTAAATTTGTTGATGTTGTCCATTTCATGGGGTTGAATTATTCCGCGTTGTTGTTTGCAGCAAAGGAGACTCAAACGGAGGATCTTCTGTATCGCTACAATGAGAGCATTGTGACGTTTCTCGAATTTTTTGAAGATTACGTAACGCAGAAGGCGTTGCTTTGTTCGGACTACACAGTTGGAGGAGTTTCGCAAAAGATAGAATCTGTTCTATGGAATAGGGCACTAGTGTACTCGGAATTTAAAAACTACAGACAATTTATTAAAGCAAAGTTTTGTTTCGCGCTCAAACCTGGAAACTCTATCGAGTCACTGCGATGCTCGTTTTCTTTATCTGATTCTCTATGGCATGCTATTGGTGATATTGCCACAGGTTTCTCCTTTTACAGTAAAAGAGCCACGCTAATGGCCTTAAATTCACTTTTTATGGCTAAGTTTGCTGACGATTATTCAGATGGCTTCGAAAAAAGTAGGGACTTTCTAAGAAAGAGAATAAAAAACATTGTTGCGTTCGCAAAGATTAAGGCGAGACTAATTGAGAAAATGGAAAGGTACAACTGA
- the fsa gene encoding fructose-6-phosphate aldolase — MFFIDSANLDEIRSAVELGLVSGVTTNPTLISKSGRRHEDVISEICNIVRGPVSAEVVSITSSEMVDEGLHLSGIAKNVVVKLPCTEDGIRAASKLKARGCMVNITLCFSAAQAVLAASVGADFVSPFIGRLDDIGHQGVLLIDEIAQLYEDRYETKILAASIRSVEHVLTSLKLGAHVVTVPVKILKQMFEHPLTDKGLEIFMRDYKEAKRDK, encoded by the coding sequence ATGTTCTTTATTGATTCAGCAAATTTAGATGAGATAAGGTCAGCTGTAGAGCTGGGTCTCGTGAGTGGTGTGACAACTAATCCGACTCTTATTAGTAAGTCGGGGCGCAGACATGAGGATGTTATTAGCGAAATTTGTAATATTGTACGTGGTCCTGTGAGTGCTGAAGTTGTGTCTATTACCTCATCTGAAATGGTAGATGAAGGTTTGCACCTGTCTGGTATCGCAAAAAATGTTGTTGTCAAACTTCCATGCACTGAAGATGGCATAAGAGCTGCTTCCAAACTGAAAGCACGTGGGTGTATGGTGAATATTACCCTTTGTTTTTCTGCTGCTCAGGCGGTCCTTGCTGCTAGCGTAGGTGCCGATTTTGTTTCACCTTTCATTGGACGCCTCGATGATATTGGTCATCAGGGTGTACTACTGATAGATGAAATTGCTCAGCTGTATGAGGATAGGTATGAAACGAAGATACTTGCTGCCTCCATCAGAAGTGTAGAACATGTACTCACGTCTTTGAAACTTGGGGCACACGTAGTAACCGTGCCGGTGAAAATCCTGAAACAAATGTTTGAGCATCCACTTACCGATAAGGGTCTGGAGATTTTTATGAGAGACTATAAAGAGGCCAAACGTGATAAGTAA
- the atpD gene encoding F0F1 ATP synthase subunit beta translates to MPVSTGKIVRVVGPTVDVKFEDGALPKIENALTCENNGKTLYLEVAQQLGDGIVRAVAMDSTDGLTRDKVVQDTGKPICVPVGRQTLGRIFNVVGEIIDGGGPVPEPNKVSSIYAEPPKFDMQSTSSEILETGIKVIDLLAPYSKGGKVGLFGGAGVGKTVLIMELINNIAKAYGGFSVFAGVGERTREGNDLYNEMVESGVINKEHPEKSKVVLVYGQMNEPPGARAKVAMSALTMAEYFRDKEGQDVLFFVDNIFRFTQAGAELSTLLGRIPSAVGYQPTLATDMGRLQERITSTKHGSITSVQAIYVPADDITDPAPATSFAHLDSTTVLSRQVAEAGIYPAVDALASSAQILSPEVLGQEHYEVAQKVKGILQSYKSLQDIIAILGMEELSEEDKLTVYRARKIEKFLSQPFHVAEVFTGQPGKFVSLKDTIAGFKELVEGKCDDMPEAAFYMVGNMNEAREKAISLKEK, encoded by the coding sequence ATGCCAGTAAGTACAGGAAAAATAGTTCGAGTCGTTGGTCCAACAGTTGATGTAAAGTTCGAGGACGGCGCATTGCCAAAAATAGAGAATGCTCTTACCTGTGAGAATAATGGAAAGACCCTATACTTAGAAGTTGCACAGCAGTTGGGAGATGGAATAGTCCGCGCTGTAGCGATGGATTCGACGGATGGTTTGACAAGAGATAAAGTCGTCCAAGATACTGGAAAGCCGATCTGTGTTCCAGTTGGTAGACAGACCCTTGGGCGAATCTTTAACGTAGTTGGGGAAATTATAGACGGTGGGGGCCCTGTACCAGAACCCAATAAAGTTTCCTCAATATATGCAGAGCCTCCTAAGTTTGATATGCAGAGTACCTCCTCTGAAATTCTGGAGACGGGGATCAAAGTAATCGATTTGCTTGCGCCCTATTCCAAAGGGGGTAAGGTTGGTCTCTTTGGTGGTGCAGGAGTTGGAAAGACTGTTCTTATTATGGAGCTTATAAACAATATCGCGAAGGCTTATGGAGGTTTCTCTGTTTTCGCAGGTGTTGGTGAGCGAACCAGAGAAGGAAATGACCTTTACAACGAAATGGTTGAATCGGGGGTGATCAATAAGGAACATCCTGAGAAATCTAAGGTTGTCCTGGTTTATGGTCAGATGAATGAACCTCCTGGTGCGCGTGCAAAAGTTGCGATGAGTGCCCTCACCATGGCTGAGTACTTTCGTGACAAAGAAGGCCAGGATGTACTTTTCTTTGTGGATAACATCTTTAGATTCACTCAAGCTGGTGCAGAACTCTCTACTTTGTTGGGAAGAATCCCATCGGCGGTAGGATATCAACCAACTCTTGCGACGGATATGGGAAGGCTACAGGAACGTATTACTTCCACTAAGCACGGTTCCATTACTTCTGTGCAAGCGATATATGTTCCTGCAGATGATATTACCGACCCAGCTCCGGCTACCTCTTTTGCTCACCTAGACTCTACAACTGTTCTGTCAAGACAAGTTGCTGAAGCCGGTATATACCCCGCAGTTGACGCGCTTGCTTCTAGTGCACAGATTCTTTCTCCGGAAGTGTTGGGTCAAGAACATTACGAGGTTGCACAAAAGGTGAAGGGAATTCTTCAAAGTTATAAATCCCTTCAAGACATCATTGCGATTTTGGGCATGGAAGAGCTTTCCGAGGAAGATAAACTTACGGTTTATAGAGCAAGGAAAATTGAGAAATTTTTGTCTCAGCCGTTTCATGTAGCAGAGGTCTTTACGGGCCAGCCGGGCAAATTCGTGAGCCTTAAAGATACCATCGCCGGTTTCAAGGAGCTGGTTGAGGGCAAATGTGATGATATGCCCGAAGCTGCTTTTTATATGGTTGGTAACATGAACGAGGCAAGAGAAAAGGCCATTAGTCTAAAGGAGAAATAG
- a CDS encoding VirB4 family type IV secretion system protein → MVGDLYTKEVSRNVQASCFYDSSTVLNANGTLVRVVKLSDFRFTTSSLERMRSLCKKVLYSGEFDCLALWINVVRSPVKSVSAENVNMDGFAASLSNAYREFIEKESRFSNEVFISIVSGSALECAIGRVDFLLRSLLKRFDEFASKVIIKGLEDAVAVVCRELAEYQPVLLCEAGVMSFLSALLGISKTGLESGVRDISTELLSDRKVFFGFNTFEIHGDKRTFGASFSVKSFRNLEDVQFVARFLGVQNRMVITEVITKTTEEDIRNTFEESLELTGVVSDTAYQSASSKDVIAEHMNEKRQEEFCKRSFKVTLFADSLEELCLVVANCEKLFSQRGFMIVRDDLLLEDTFWGNLPGSFSRMRKWEIVLLKEVNSFAFTHAHFRSALTDVSKCITKFVSLEGELHYFSFPDAKSESHAIIFGKEKSNRIELQNFLLLESVVRLGAEFLIVDDQCLSEVFVHALEGSYLQVADDSFKCNLLDVTDADVLYDILSAFCSKDVKSEEIAEAVKRISEIPPGKRSLPDCAVYLQPIFGELSVFQESYGHIFAVDAENNWLLDDKLGFSLGKLSLPERVVSSITSYMIAKYLEVRQHSGKPFIIVIQSPARFKTLFSSLSKCESFLRKVSEYGGMILFSAENTAFLEKLGEVGKKYITTRIFLPLSDTLPAEYNKFFTISSPVMRTLDDASLFGKCFFLNQNRNSVILKFDCLLFDEMKILSSRGRIEKMRAAMREAGNNPAIWLPIFCRECN, encoded by the coding sequence ATGGTAGGTGATTTGTATACGAAGGAAGTCTCACGGAATGTTCAAGCCTCTTGTTTTTACGACTCGAGCACCGTTTTGAACGCGAATGGTACTCTGGTAAGGGTGGTGAAACTATCAGATTTTAGGTTCACCACATCTTCTTTGGAAAGGATGCGCTCTTTGTGCAAAAAAGTCCTTTATTCAGGTGAGTTCGATTGTTTGGCTCTCTGGATCAATGTGGTGCGCTCGCCTGTTAAATCTGTCAGCGCTGAGAATGTGAATATGGACGGATTTGCAGCGAGCTTATCTAATGCCTACCGCGAATTCATAGAAAAAGAGAGTAGATTCTCAAACGAGGTATTCATCTCCATTGTATCAGGGTCAGCTCTTGAGTGTGCAATCGGGCGGGTCGACTTCCTGCTTAGGAGTCTGCTAAAGAGGTTTGATGAGTTTGCCTCCAAGGTAATCATAAAAGGTTTGGAAGATGCGGTTGCGGTGGTTTGTAGGGAATTGGCAGAATACCAGCCTGTGCTCCTCTGTGAAGCAGGGGTAATGAGTTTTCTTTCCGCGTTGCTTGGGATTTCAAAAACTGGTCTCGAGAGTGGTGTTAGAGATATATCAACAGAACTTCTTTCTGACAGAAAGGTATTTTTCGGTTTTAATACCTTTGAGATACATGGAGACAAAAGGACTTTTGGTGCGAGCTTTTCGGTAAAGAGTTTTAGGAACCTTGAGGATGTTCAGTTTGTAGCAAGGTTTCTGGGCGTCCAAAACAGGATGGTAATCACAGAAGTCATAACAAAGACTACGGAGGAGGATATTAGGAATACCTTTGAGGAAAGTCTTGAGCTAACAGGGGTTGTGAGTGACACAGCTTATCAGAGTGCTTCTTCTAAAGACGTTATTGCGGAGCATATGAATGAGAAGAGGCAGGAAGAGTTCTGTAAGCGCTCCTTCAAGGTGACGCTGTTTGCAGATTCTTTAGAGGAGCTTTGTCTTGTTGTCGCAAATTGTGAAAAGCTTTTCTCGCAGCGAGGTTTCATGATTGTACGTGACGACCTGCTTTTAGAAGATACTTTCTGGGGCAACTTACCTGGGAGTTTCTCCAGGATGAGAAAATGGGAGATAGTCTTACTGAAAGAGGTCAATTCATTTGCCTTTACGCATGCGCATTTTCGTTCTGCTTTGACTGATGTAAGTAAATGCATTACAAAGTTCGTTTCGCTTGAAGGGGAGTTGCACTACTTTAGTTTTCCTGACGCTAAAAGCGAGAGCCACGCTATTATCTTTGGTAAAGAGAAATCTAATAGAATCGAGCTGCAGAATTTTCTCTTATTAGAGTCGGTTGTGAGGCTCGGTGCTGAGTTCTTGATAGTGGATGATCAGTGTCTTTCGGAAGTATTTGTACATGCGTTGGAAGGCTCTTACTTGCAGGTCGCAGATGATTCATTTAAGTGCAATTTACTTGATGTGACTGATGCAGATGTTTTATATGACATTCTATCGGCCTTTTGTTCTAAGGATGTCAAAAGCGAAGAAATCGCAGAAGCGGTGAAAAGGATATCTGAAATTCCGCCGGGTAAAAGAAGTCTACCTGACTGTGCCGTATATCTTCAACCCATTTTTGGTGAGCTTTCGGTGTTTCAAGAAAGTTATGGACACATTTTTGCCGTTGACGCTGAAAATAACTGGTTGCTTGATGACAAGCTTGGTTTTTCACTGGGTAAATTGTCTTTGCCTGAAAGAGTTGTTTCGTCTATCACGTCTTACATGATTGCAAAGTACCTTGAAGTTCGTCAGCATTCCGGGAAGCCGTTTATAATCGTGATACAGAGCCCAGCTCGTTTTAAGACGCTTTTTTCTTCGTTGTCAAAGTGTGAGTCGTTTCTCCGTAAAGTGAGTGAATACGGTGGTATGATTCTGTTCTCAGCTGAGAATACAGCTTTTCTCGAAAAGTTGGGTGAAGTAGGAAAGAAATACATCACCACGAGGATCTTCTTGCCATTAAGTGATACTTTGCCAGCAGAATATAATAAATTCTTCACTATCTCTTCTCCTGTCATGCGTACACTTGATGATGCATCCCTTTTCGGGAAATGTTTCTTCCTTAATCAAAATCGCAATTCTGTGATTCTTAAGTTTGATTGTTTGTTATTTGATGAGATGAAAATTTTGTCATCTCGTGGAAGGATTGAGAAAATGAGGGCTGCTATGCGGGAAGCAGGCAATAATCCCGCTATTTGGTTACCGATATTTTGCCGCGAATGCAACTGA
- a CDS encoding TrbC/VirB2 family protein gives MKKTFLWCLMLCCMFVLAAPVAVAGPDKDDSIVSRVICNIVTQLSGPISQAIATLVIIITGYSFFVGKVSIGMLFIVAAGIMFVFGAQTIMGWILGTDYKCTGGQVAGGGGK, from the coding sequence ATGAAGAAGACATTTCTTTGGTGCTTGATGTTATGTTGTATGTTTGTGCTGGCAGCGCCAGTGGCTGTCGCTGGTCCAGATAAGGATGATAGTATAGTGTCGCGTGTGATTTGTAACATAGTGACCCAACTTTCTGGTCCGATTTCGCAGGCTATAGCGACACTTGTGATTATTATAACGGGGTATAGCTTCTTTGTGGGGAAGGTGTCCATAGGTATGTTGTTCATTGTTGCAGCAGGAATAATGTTCGTCTTTGGTGCACAAACGATTATGGGTTGGATTTTAGGGACTGACTACAAGTGTACAGGGGGCCAAGTTGCAGGCGGTGGAGGGAAATAG
- a CDS encoding TrbC/VirB2 family protein: MSKIAMFCLMLCCILLFVEPAEARKSSSGSSDVVSSVICNIVTQLSGPISQAIATLVIIITGYSFFVGKVSIGMLFIVAAGIMFVFGAQTIMGWILGQRAYECKGGSIVQGAQAK; this comes from the coding sequence ATGAGTAAAATAGCAATGTTTTGTTTAATGCTATGTTGCATACTTTTGTTTGTTGAGCCAGCAGAAGCGCGAAAGTCCAGTAGTGGGAGTAGTGATGTAGTGTCAAGCGTGATTTGTAACATAGTGACCCAACTTTCTGGTCCGATATCACAAGCTATAGCGACACTTGTGATTATTATCACTGGGTATAGCTTCTTTGTAGGGAAGGTATCCATAGGTATGTTGTTCATTGTTGCAGCAGGAATAATGTTCGTCTTTGGTGCACAAACGATTATGGGTTGGATACTTGGTCAGAGAGCTTATGAGTGCAAAGGCGGAAGTATTGTCCAGGGTGCGCAAGCAAAATAA